From the Deinococcota bacterium genome, one window contains:
- a CDS encoding alpha-ketoacid dehydrogenase subunit beta yields MEARTTDTQTTGVKSRVINLAQATLEAMDEEMARDESVFLMGEDIARQGGIFGQFKGLPDKYGLERVRDTPISESVLVGTALGAALAGARPVFDMHFSDFALVAMDELASQIAKIRYMSGGQLKVPLVIRMPDGAVRSAAAQHSQSLEALYLHLPGLRVVAPSNPADAKGLLKTAIRSDDPVLYLEHKAMYTVKGEVPEGEYLVPLGKAALSREGCDVTVISYSLTLQKSLKAADALAQEGVEVEVVDLRSLNPLDWETVTASVAKTGRAVVAHEAWRFLGLGAEVAATLHERLFDRLEAAVARVGAKHVPIPFSPPLEAFVIPQVDDITAAIREVLG; encoded by the coding sequence ATGGAGGCGAGGACGACGGACACCCAGACGACGGGTGTGAAGTCGAGGGTCATCAACCTCGCCCAGGCGACCCTGGAGGCGATGGACGAGGAGATGGCCCGCGACGAGAGCGTCTTTCTCATGGGCGAGGACATCGCGCGCCAGGGCGGTATCTTCGGGCAGTTCAAGGGCTTGCCCGATAAGTATGGCCTGGAGCGCGTGCGCGACACGCCTATCTCCGAGTCGGTCCTGGTCGGCACGGCTCTCGGCGCTGCGCTCGCCGGGGCGCGCCCGGTCTTCGACATGCACTTTTCCGACTTTGCCCTGGTGGCGATGGACGAACTGGCCTCGCAGATCGCCAAGATCCGCTACATGTCGGGCGGGCAGCTCAAGGTACCCCTGGTCATCCGCATGCCCGACGGTGCGGTTCGCTCGGCGGCGGCGCAGCACTCGCAGTCGCTCGAGGCGCTCTACCTGCACCTTCCGGGCCTGCGCGTGGTGGCGCCCTCGAACCCGGCTGACGCCAAGGGCCTGCTCAAAACGGCCATCCGCTCGGACGACCCGGTCCTCTACCTCGAGCACAAGGCCATGTATACGGTAAAGGGCGAGGTGCCCGAGGGTGAGTACCTCGTGCCGCTGGGCAAGGCGGCCCTCAGCCGAGAGGGCTGCGACGTGACGGTCATCAGCTATTCGCTGACCCTGCAGAAGTCGCTCAAGGCGGCCGACGCGCTGGCGCAGGAGGGCGTCGAGGTCGAGGTCGTCGACCTGCGCAGCCTGAACCCGCTCGACTGGGAGACGGTGACGGCCTCGGTCGCCAAGACCGGCCGCGCGGTGGTCGCCCACGAGGCCTGGCGCTTCTTGGGGCTTGGCGCGGAAGTCGCCGCGACGCTCCACGAGCGCCTCTTCGACAGGCTCGAGGCAGCCGTGGCGCGGGTGGGAGCCAAGCACGTGCCTATCCCCTTCTCGCCGCCCCTGGAGGCCTTCGTGATTCCGCAGGTGGACGACATTACCGCAGCCATCCGGGAGGTTCTCGGGTGA